From the genome of Natrinema marinum:
GCCGACTTTCTCCGCGGAGAGCGTCGCCGTCCAGTCGTCGCCCTCGACGATGTCTTCGTCGACCCGCTCGCCGCCGAGGTTCGTCAAATACCGGACCGCGAGCCGTTCGGAGATGCCGCGAAAGGAACGCTCGAGACGCGTTACCATACGCTCGGTTCGACGGCCGGACTGATAAATTCGCGCTCGGCGGTAACGGGGTCAGACGAGCGCTCGAAACACCACGACGGCTCCGACGCCGCCACAGAGCGCGAGCAGGATGTTCTCGGTCCGCCACATGACCAGCAACACGACGCCGGCAGCACCCCACTCGGCCGGCCCGCCGGCCGCCAGCTCCGGCCCGAGGATCGCGATCACGATCGCCCCCGGCAGGACCGAGAGGCCGGCCTCGAGCCGGTCGCTCACCTCGAGCCGGCGCAGGAGCCAGAAGCCGCCGACCTTCGTGAGGGCGGTCACGAGCGCCATCGCGAGGATCGTTCCGACGACGAGCGGCTCGAGCGCGAGGGCACCGTCAGCGACCATGGCGGACCACCTCCACCGCGGCGGCCGCGAGCCCGCCCAGCAGGATGTACCACCGGCCCGGCAGGAGCGCTGCGGTGACGACGGCGGTCGCGAGCGCGACCAGCCACGGGACGAGCGTCGGCCGCCCCTCCCAGAGATCGACCGCCAACGCGACGAAGACGGCCGCGAGGACGAAGTCGAGGCCGTACCGCGCCGGATCACCGATCACGCCGCCGGCGGCCGCGCCGACGATCGTCGCCGCGACCCAGAACACCCAGATCGCGAGACCGGTCCCCAGGAGGAACGCGCCCCGGCCGCTTCCCGATTTCAGTTCGCGCATCGTCAGCGCCCAGTTCTCGTCGGCCATCAACACCAGACTGCCGTAGCTCCGGCTCGGCGAGAGCCGCTCGAGCCACGGCCCCAGCGCCGCCCCCATCAGCGAGTACCGCAGGTTGATCGCGAGCGTCGTGAGGACGACCGTCGCGACCGGGATCGGCTCCGCCCAGAGTTCGACGGCGACGATCTGGGCGGCTCCCGCGAGGACGGTCGCGCTCATCAGCGTCGCCTCCGCCACGCTGAGTCCAGCTCGACGGGCGAGCATTCCGAACGCGATCCCGTAGCCGCCGACGCCGAGCGCGACTGGGAGGCAGGTGAGAAATCCGGCGCGGATCCCCTCGCGATCGAACGTTACCGCCGCAGCGTCCCCGTCGGCCGCTTCTCGACCGCCGTCGGCCGAATCGTCTCTCGTGTCACGGGGACGAACGTCCTCGGCCGGTCCGTTCCCGTCGATTTCGCTCACGGTCGACTCGAGGCCGACGAGCCCTAAATCGGTCTCGGAATCGCCCGACGACGGCCGGGGAGTCACCGGCCTGATCGGAGCCGGCGATCCGGTCACATCCCGTAGACGAACAGCGCGCCCCCAACGACACCGACTGCGAGCCCGTACCACGGTCCGGCCGCGACTGCGACGGCGACCGCGAGCAACAGGCCGACGATCCCGACGAACAGACAGCACTGCTCGAGCCCCGTTCGGTCCTCGTCTCGACCGATGAGCCAGTCGAACGTCCCCTCGACGAGCACGGTGGTGATGTCCTCGAGCACGGTCGATACTCGAAATCGAATGACAAAAACGTTCGGCAGCGCCTTCGCGGATCACTGCCCCGCGTCCCGTCAGCCGCCGGCGACCGGTGGAAACACGGACACCACGTCCCCCTCCTCGAGCGTCGTCTCGACGCCGGCCATGTGGACCACGTTGCGGCCGTTTTTCAGCACGCTCAGCTGCGGCCGAACCGCCCCGTCCGCGAGCAGCTGCCCCTCGAGACCCTCGTAGTCGGCCTCGAGGGCGGCGAGCACGTCGCCAACGGTGGCGTCGCCGTCGACCGTTCGTGTTCGTTCCTTGCTACCGACGGCTTCGCGATACGTGGCGAAAAAGCGGAGATCGATGTCCATACGTGGTACTCGTTGCCGTGTGGCATAAGTCCGGGCGGTCGTCGAGCTCCCACGGGGCGACTGTCCGCGACTCAGTCCGCTGCCGCCACCGGCGAAGAGGTGTACGAGATCGAGTCGAGGTCAGCCCGCTCGAGCGCGTCGTCGATCGTCTCGGCACCGTGTTCGGCCGCCGCGTCCGCGTCGCCGGCCTCGACGGTGACCGTCACCGCGAACGCGACTGCGATCGTGTACGGATCGAACGGCGCGGTCGGGTGTTCGTAGACCTCGGCGTCCGTAATCTCCCAGTCGGCGATGTCCCCGTCGGTGGCGAGCGTCTCGAAGGTATCCGCGAGCGTCGCGGTCGCGTCGTCGCAGGCAGTCGTGTCCGATCCCCCATGAAGGGTGACGTGTGTCGTTCCCGCCCGGGATACGGCGAACTCCATACTGCTCATAGCGAGGCCGTGGGTTTGAACGCTTGGGATGGATGTGCCGCCGGCTACGGCTCGCCCGTGCCGTCGCTCGCTCGCTCGATCCAGAACGGGACGCCGTGGTCCGACAGCAGCGAGCGCATCCGTTCGACGCCGTTGGCGATGTCCCATCCCGCTTGCGTGTAGTGCTTGTAGGGATGGCGAAGCCAGGAGTACTCGCGGTGGGCGAACACCTCGACGCCGCCGCTCGTCCGAAACAGCGCCACGTGAAGCTGCCACCGCGCGAGCGTCGATTTGCGCCGGACCCAGCTGCCGGCCGAGAGCCGGCCGTCGTCGTGGACCTTCAGGGACGCGATCGGCTCCCGCTCGAAGCCCAGTTCCTCGAGCGTCGAGCGAACCGCGTCCAGACCGCGCCTGACGGTGCCGACGTACTCGGCGGGGTGTTGTCGACAGATCGCGTAGCCCCCCAGCGGTTCCTTGACCCGATGGAGCGCCGGGAGCAGCCGACGGCGAACGCGCGTCGTCAGGTCGATCGCGTCGGGGCGATCCGAGACGGGTCCGTCGGTAGTCGTCGCCACACCACTACCTCTCGAGTGAGACCACAAAACCGTTACTCCATTCGGACTGTCAATTCTTCTGCTACGCCCGCTAAAACGGCCGCTACCGGACCGATATCTCGCTTCGAATCTGTTTGCCAATGTATTTCACAGTTGGTAGAACCTCCCCGATTCTAGCTACAGATCGCGCAATCGAATCCCGTCCGCGACCAACCGCGCGTTTCGCTCCCGGTCGAGATGCTCGCCGAGGTCGTCGTGTTCGTGCAACTGGGCGATCACGTCGGCGTACAGTGTCCGCCACGCGATCGCGTAAATCGGCGACTGTCCCCACGCGCGCAGTTCGGGGACCAGTTCGTCGTAGGTCTCGTAGCGCTCTTCGAAGCGGTCGATCGCCTCGAGGATGCGACTCGCCGCCTCGCGGTCGCCGTCGGCCGCCTCGATCGCCCGGTTGAGCCGCGTCTCCCAGCCCGCGACTGCTTCCTGCATGTCCGTCGCCGCGGTCTCGTCGTCGGCCGGCAGGCGCTCGAGGATCGGTTCCGGAACGCCGAGTGTGATCTCGTTCATGCAGTGTGGTATGGCGTCTACTGGCATGAAAGTGGCCCCGATGCGGTAACGCCGGATCCGTCCGAGGAGACGCCGTACGCAGTAATTATCTCGTCGTCCGTCGATCGGTGGCCGCAGTAAGGGAAGATATCTGTCACGCCATCCGTCAGAAAGTTACTATCGGAAATCTCCTACTATCAGCTGAAAGAAACACTCGAACGGAGAATATCGGAAAGAGAGAAGGGCCGAGGCGAACGTCGACCGAGACCATCGATTCCCGACTCGAACGCCGCCTTTTCGTTCGTCTCCTCTCGACTCGGAGTATCTTCTCTAGAGACGAAATACCTCTCACGGCCGAAAATCTACCGAATCGATAACAATACCGTTCGAGAATGTCCCCTCTCTCGTATTATGACTGACGACGATACTGACGACCGCGACATCGCCCGGCGAACGTACCTGAGAGGCGTCGCAGCCGCCGGCGGCGCGGTGGGACTGGGAGGAGCAGCGACGATGTCGGCGAGCGCACATCCGGTAGACGGGGTCGGCGAACACGTCGACGCCGAGTTGTGCGGGATGTTCTCGCCCGGTCCGCAGGTTCAGCAGTGTCTCGCGTGCGTCGAGGACCAGTGTGATGACGACGTATACCCGTTGACGCCGCTTTACACCGGACTCAGCGGGCAGTGTTTCGAACCCCCCGTCATCCCCGACGGAGCGGACTATCTCGCGCTCAAGGCGGGACAGTTCTGCTACATCGCGCCCGTCGACGACAACACGACGTTCTGTCTTCCGCCGGGCTCGCCCGACATCAGCAACGCGACGTTCTATCGGTGTGGTGGCGAGCCTACCCCCGCGATCGTCGATTTCGAGGTGACTTGTGAGGCAATCACCGTCACCACCGAGAACGTCCAAGACGGCCGGACGGTGACCGCCAACGTGACGCTTCTCGACGCAGATGGACAGGAATCCGAGCTGCCGGTGCAGGCGACCGTCGACAACGACACCGCCACGTTCGATCTCCCGGGGGACCTCAACCCGACGCACCTCGTCGTCACCCTCGACGATACCGTCTTGCTCGAGCAAGACATCGTCGCGACCGACGCGCCCTGTACGCCGGAACCGCCGACGCCACCGGTGCCGGACGATCCCCGCGTCGACGATGTCGAGGTGACCTGCGAGGCGATCACGATCACCACGTCGGATATCCCCGAGGGAGCGACCATCTACGCGACGGTGTCGTTCGTCGGCGACATCTCCGAACTGTACGACGTAACCGTCGACGCCGACGGCGTCGCG
Proteins encoded in this window:
- a CDS encoding AzlD family protein, whose product is MVADGALALEPLVVGTILAMALVTALTKVGGFWLLRRLEVSDRLEAGLSVLPGAIVIAILGPELAAGGPAEWGAAGVVLLVMWRTENILLALCGGVGAVVVFRALV
- a CDS encoding AzlC family ABC transporter permease, coding for MSEIDGNGPAEDVRPRDTRDDSADGGREAADGDAAAVTFDREGIRAGFLTCLPVALGVGGYGIAFGMLARRAGLSVAEATLMSATVLAGAAQIVAVELWAEPIPVATVVLTTLAINLRYSLMGAALGPWLERLSPSRSYGSLVLMADENWALTMRELKSGSGRGAFLLGTGLAIWVFWVAATIVGAAAGGVIGDPARYGLDFVLAAVFVALAVDLWEGRPTLVPWLVALATAVVTAALLPGRWYILLGGLAAAAVEVVRHGR
- a CDS encoding ubiquitin-like small modifier protein 1 codes for the protein MDIDLRFFATYREAVGSKERTRTVDGDATVGDVLAALEADYEGLEGQLLADGAVRPQLSVLKNGRNVVHMAGVETTLEEGDVVSVFPPVAGG